From Methanosarcina lacustris Z-7289, one genomic window encodes:
- the coaBC gene encoding bifunctional phosphopantothenoylcysteine decarboxylase/phosphopantothenate--cysteine ligase CoaBC, with amino-acid sequence MNPGQNNPDISGLEPENPGQNEPGGVELKDWLDRQNPARIKAEKVHPTLWIQGQKSSSLAGKTIVLGVTGSIGAVRVVELSRELIRNGAEVHAVMTNAAKHILHPDALHYATGNPVITELGGRVEHVEFCGFKGRADLLLIAPATANTIGKIAHGIDDTTVTSFATTALGSRIPIMVVPAMHESMYRHPAVIENVDKLKGWGISVVGPKFEEGVAKITSNEEIVLEVERALGNRSLENRKVLITGGSTAERLDPIRILTNRASGKTGRELALEAYRSGADVTLVHRDRLGLAGIREVFAESAAEMTEAVLSELKNGYDVLISSAAIADYTAEPSPEKIKSGGEFVLKLKPTRKLIKECREKHPELVIIGFKAETGVEREELLKRAAATLNGTKLDMIAANDVGKGGMGTDENELYLLGRRKAETRHVTGNKRKLAACILEEVAGILNS; translated from the coding sequence ATGAATCCTGGCCAGAATAATCCAGACATTTCCGGACTTGAACCTGAAAATCCAGGTCAAAATGAACCGGGCGGAGTAGAGTTAAAGGATTGGCTGGACAGGCAAAATCCTGCCCGGATAAAAGCTGAAAAAGTCCACCCTACCCTCTGGATCCAGGGGCAGAAGAGTTCATCCCTTGCCGGGAAAACGATTGTCCTTGGTGTTACCGGGAGTATCGGAGCAGTCAGGGTAGTTGAACTTTCAAGGGAACTGATCCGGAACGGAGCAGAAGTCCATGCAGTCATGACCAATGCTGCAAAGCATATCCTGCACCCTGATGCCCTGCACTATGCTACCGGAAACCCTGTGATTACGGAACTTGGAGGCAGGGTGGAACATGTGGAGTTTTGCGGGTTTAAGGGCAGGGCAGACCTCCTCCTGATAGCGCCGGCAACAGCAAATACCATAGGAAAAATCGCGCATGGAATAGACGATACCACAGTTACCTCTTTTGCAACAACCGCTCTTGGCTCGAGAATTCCTATCATGGTTGTTCCCGCAATGCATGAGTCCATGTACAGGCACCCGGCTGTGATTGAAAATGTAGATAAATTGAAAGGCTGGGGGATCTCCGTAGTGGGCCCTAAGTTCGAAGAAGGCGTTGCAAAAATCACCTCAAACGAAGAAATAGTGCTTGAGGTAGAAAGGGCGCTCGGGAACCGGAGTCTGGAAAACCGGAAAGTGCTTATAACAGGCGGTTCCACTGCAGAACGCCTTGACCCTATCCGTATCCTCACGAATCGGGCCTCCGGAAAAACCGGCAGGGAACTTGCCCTTGAAGCTTACCGCAGCGGAGCTGATGTAACCCTTGTGCACAGGGACAGGCTCGGGCTTGCAGGTATCAGGGAGGTCTTTGCCGAAAGCGCCGCGGAAATGACCGAAGCCGTGCTCTCTGAACTGAAAAATGGATATGATGTCCTGATAAGTTCTGCAGCAATTGCAGATTATACAGCCGAGCCTTCTCCGGAGAAAATCAAATCAGGTGGAGAGTTTGTGCTCAAACTGAAACCCACTCGAAAACTAATAAAGGAATGCAGGGAAAAACACCCTGAACTCGTGATCATAGGTTTTAAAGCCGAAACAGGGGTCGAGAGAGAAGAACTCCTTAAAAGAGCAGCTGCAACCCTCAACGGGACAAAACTCGATATGATTGCAGCAAACGATGTCGGAAAAGGTGGAATGGGCACTGACGAAAATGAACTTTACCTGCTTGGGCGGAGAAAAGCCGAAACCAGACATGTAACCGGAAACAAGCGCAAACTTGCAGCCTGTATCCTTGAGGAGGTAGCCGGGATTTTAAACTCATGA
- a CDS encoding amino acid-binding protein, translated as MWQTLLKKFEKYPAQAKVLKLIFERGFQVNEEGKVTSGSIEIAHTQLAKEAGVDRRVVDATTKTIISDELLSTIFKNVHSIPFLRDVAPSLGLGVIIIIPEDASHVGILAEVAGLISRHNVSIRQAVSDDPYFTDNPRLTIITDHKVPGDLVDNILSLPSVKGVSIY; from the coding sequence ATGTGGCAGACATTACTCAAAAAGTTTGAAAAATACCCTGCGCAGGCAAAAGTGCTTAAACTAATTTTTGAACGCGGGTTCCAGGTAAACGAGGAAGGAAAAGTAACTTCTGGGTCTATTGAGATAGCACATACTCAGCTTGCAAAGGAAGCCGGAGTGGACCGGCGGGTGGTTGATGCGACAACAAAAACCATTATTTCGGACGAACTTCTAAGCACTATTTTTAAAAATGTCCATTCTATACCCTTCCTCAGGGACGTAGCTCCTTCCCTTGGTCTGGGAGTGATCATTATAATTCCTGAAGATGCCTCTCACGTTGGCATCCTTGCAGAAGTTGCAGGCCTGATTTCCAGACACAATGTAAGCATCCGCCAGGCCGTTTCAGATGACCCTTACTTTACAGACAATCCCAGGCTCACCATCATTACCGATCACAAAGTCCCCGGAGACCTTGTTGACAATATCCTTAGCCTGCCCTCAGTAAAAGGAGTAAGCATCTATTGA
- a CDS encoding DUF1699 family protein, which translates to MRIRVVSSREEIFTLNPNERIVHLAFRPSNKDIFGLIETCPKIEVIQLPKSYMRTISKSIEMFLQMQRIQLLEGDVWGHRKDINEYYSIPISVIEKIKEMKIEGKSTEEIEKKVSRESKLNPEMVGYILNKETPA; encoded by the coding sequence ATGAGAATAAGAGTAGTTAGTTCCAGAGAGGAAATCTTTACACTCAATCCTAATGAACGTATCGTTCACCTGGCATTCAGACCTTCTAACAAGGACATCTTTGGATTGATTGAAACCTGCCCGAAGATTGAGGTGATTCAGTTACCTAAATCTTACATGCGTACAATCTCAAAATCCATAGAAATGTTCCTCCAGATGCAGAGAATCCAGCTTCTCGAAGGAGATGTCTGGGGGCACAGGAAGGATATAAACGAATATTACAGCATTCCAATCTCAGTGATTGAAAAGATTAAAGAGATGAAAATAGAAGGAAAATCCACTGAGGAGATTGAGAAAAAGGTTTCAAGGGAAAGCAAGCTGAATCCTGAAATGGTCGGCTATATCCTGAATAAGGAGACTCCGGCCTAA
- a CDS encoding pantoate kinase has translation MYTYESEGADFLAKAYAPGHITGFFQIHEHKDPHQKGSTGCGIVLNGGVTTEVMVGKSVEKTEIFLNGKRVEGRTTRTVIDMLTDVPLRVKSWAEIPIGCGFGASGAGALGAAYALNRALSLNKTAKHLTEYAHVAEVVNCSGLGDIAAQSNGGVVIRLQPGGPEFGSIDRIPAPEARVFCIALGEISTDSVLKDEVAAGRINAAGKTAMFELLKKPTLENFMQQAKDFASNTGLMSSTAKDVIEVAHANGGMASQAMLGDTVFAIAPYTQEFPLYEALQEFGQVLEYGIGTCVPRLMYE, from the coding sequence ATGTATACATACGAGAGTGAAGGGGCTGACTTTTTAGCGAAAGCATATGCTCCAGGGCATATAACAGGTTTTTTTCAGATTCATGAGCATAAAGACCCTCATCAGAAGGGATCTACCGGCTGCGGAATTGTTCTGAATGGAGGAGTTACAACCGAGGTAATGGTTGGAAAATCCGTGGAAAAGACCGAGATCTTCCTCAATGGAAAGAGAGTTGAAGGCAGAACCACCCGTACAGTGATAGATATGTTAACCGATGTGCCTTTAAGAGTAAAGAGCTGGGCGGAAATCCCGATTGGGTGCGGGTTTGGAGCCTCGGGAGCAGGAGCACTCGGGGCAGCTTATGCTCTGAACAGGGCGCTTTCCTTAAATAAGACCGCAAAACATCTGACTGAATACGCTCATGTAGCTGAAGTCGTTAACTGCAGCGGACTTGGAGACATTGCTGCCCAGTCCAATGGCGGAGTGGTAATCAGGCTGCAGCCCGGAGGGCCCGAATTCGGGAGCATAGATAGGATTCCGGCTCCTGAAGCAAGAGTTTTCTGCATAGCGCTCGGGGAGATTTCTACAGACTCTGTCCTGAAAGACGAGGTTGCAGCAGGAAGGATTAATGCTGCAGGAAAAACCGCAATGTTCGAACTACTTAAAAAACCCACTCTCGAAAACTTTATGCAGCAGGCAAAAGACTTTGCCAGCAATACAGGCCTCATGAGCAGTACGGCAAAGGATGTAATTGAGGTTGCACATGCGAACGGAGGAATGGCTTCCCAGGCAATGCTTGGAGATACGGTTTTTGCAATCGCTCCCTATACCCAGGAATTCCCTCTCTACGAAGCCCTTCAGGAATTTGGACAGGTCCTGGAATACGGCATCGGGACCTGTGTGCCGAGGTTGATGTATGAGTGA
- a CDS encoding Vms1/Ankzf1 family peptidyl-tRNA hydrolase, which produces MTDKIAAKKKLTREVTADGKKGLGTILGKISGKDRLELEIYRLNSRVVELDLSLQSAKTQLEKKEALARQAVSDRQEAESRLNQELVRTHTLSHELETIREEAQGKLEFRGVETLSQSAVKAYLSKLKSFQSPANDLLTVYLPPGTRLSAVIPEKTPGLVEEETRSLLDRLDPETGMVFFYDLHRMISEAIVPPVPIAFPSWQIKDSFEIAPLEESLNTDYRMLVLVLHAGESFIGFAPDARFFDTEELIKSSVKEKHSKGGFSQRRFERLREEDIAHHMDKVFETLKKVLEENPGIDRVIMSGDFQLIREAQKRLPLNLEIIEKPTDIKMEKISGEEILRTILSCRRYLL; this is translated from the coding sequence ATGACCGATAAAATAGCTGCAAAAAAGAAACTTACAAGAGAAGTTACCGCGGATGGAAAAAAGGGTTTAGGCACCATTCTGGGGAAAATCTCCGGAAAAGACCGGCTGGAACTTGAGATTTACAGGCTTAACTCCAGGGTAGTTGAACTTGATCTTTCCCTTCAGAGCGCAAAAACCCAGCTTGAAAAGAAAGAAGCTCTTGCAAGACAGGCAGTTTCGGACAGGCAGGAAGCTGAATCTCGTTTAAACCAGGAGCTTGTCCGGACCCATACCCTTTCCCACGAACTTGAAACAATCAGGGAGGAGGCCCAGGGCAAGCTGGAGTTTCGCGGAGTTGAAACCCTGAGTCAGTCGGCTGTTAAGGCTTACCTTTCCAAACTCAAGTCCTTTCAATCTCCTGCAAATGACCTGTTAACCGTTTATCTGCCTCCCGGAACTCGACTTTCAGCCGTAATTCCCGAAAAAACCCCTGGCCTGGTTGAAGAAGAGACCCGCTCCCTTCTTGACAGGCTTGACCCTGAGACGGGTATGGTCTTTTTCTACGACCTGCACCGCATGATTTCCGAAGCCATAGTCCCTCCTGTCCCGATCGCCTTTCCTTCCTGGCAAATTAAGGACAGTTTTGAGATAGCCCCACTTGAGGAAAGCCTGAACACCGACTACCGAATGCTCGTCCTTGTCCTGCATGCAGGCGAGTCTTTCATAGGCTTTGCCCCTGATGCCCGGTTCTTCGATACGGAAGAACTTATCAAGAGCAGTGTCAAGGAAAAACACAGCAAGGGAGGCTTTTCCCAGCGCCGTTTCGAACGCCTCAGGGAAGAGGATATTGCTCACCACATGGACAAGGTCTTTGAGACCCTGAAAAAAGTCCTTGAAGAAAATCCCGGAATAGACCGCGTTATCATGAGCGGAGATTTCCAGCTTATAAGGGAAGCCCAGAAGCGCCTTCCTCTGAACCTTGAGATTATCGAAAAGCCGACTGATATTAAGATGGAAAAGATAAGCGGGGAAGAAATCCTTAGAACAATTTTGAGCTGCAGAAGGTATTTGCTTTAA
- a CDS encoding prohibitin family protein, with product MNLNDDWDDKGSSKPVDPFKRIPGITGPILRTIAIIFAILIIFSVAFGSIFVSVGAGEVGVKFSQFGGVQADELGEGLHIVPPWVSVTKYSVQSQVYTMSSQAAEGERVGDDRINALTSEGLTLGLDISIRHRLISTDASNVHQKLGTAYAEKIIRPTVKSVIREVVSRHTAMEIYGQQRQVVAAEMQTELEDRLKNDGFIVEEVLLRNVQLPERVATAIEEKLQADQEAQRMIFVKQKEELEAERKVIEADGVANATIIRARGEAAALMMINEEIKKNPDLIRYKYIQMLEGQEIQTMIVPSSEGIILDVSNKKVQD from the coding sequence ATGAATCTTAATGACGATTGGGACGATAAAGGAAGCTCAAAACCTGTTGATCCGTTTAAAAGGATACCCGGGATTACGGGTCCGATTCTTCGCACAATCGCAATCATCTTTGCGATCCTTATCATCTTTTCCGTAGCTTTTGGATCGATATTCGTATCCGTCGGTGCGGGAGAGGTAGGGGTGAAATTCAGCCAGTTCGGAGGGGTGCAGGCAGATGAACTCGGAGAAGGGTTGCACATCGTCCCACCCTGGGTCTCAGTCACCAAATACTCCGTGCAGAGCCAGGTTTATACCATGAGTTCTCAGGCTGCGGAAGGGGAAAGGGTAGGAGATGACCGGATCAATGCCCTGACCAGCGAGGGTTTGACCCTTGGCCTGGATATTTCGATCCGCCACAGACTGATCTCCACTGATGCAAGCAATGTGCACCAGAAACTTGGCACGGCTTATGCCGAAAAGATCATACGTCCGACCGTCAAGTCCGTGATAAGGGAAGTTGTCTCCAGGCATACGGCAATGGAAATCTATGGGCAGCAGAGGCAGGTTGTTGCAGCAGAGATGCAAACCGAGCTTGAAGATCGTCTGAAAAATGATGGATTCATTGTTGAGGAAGTCCTGCTCAGGAACGTGCAGCTCCCGGAAAGGGTTGCAACGGCAATTGAAGAGAAACTGCAGGCTGACCAGGAAGCCCAGAGGATGATTTTCGTGAAACAGAAGGAAGAACTTGAGGCTGAGAGGAAGGTCATCGAAGCCGATGGGGTCGCCAATGCCACCATCATCCGGGCCCGAGGGGAAGCCGCAGCCCTCATGATGATAAATGAGGAAATCAAGAAAAACCCTGACCTCATCCGCTACAAGTACATCCAGATGCTTGAGGGCCAGGAAATTCAGACCATGATCGTCCCGAGTAGCGAGGGAATAATCCTGGATGTTTCGAATAAAAAAGTTCAAGATTAA
- a CDS encoding 23S rRNA (uridine(2552)-2'-O)-methyltransferase has translation MARDRRDYYYHQAKEDGYRSRASYKLKQINDKHKVINRGDSVIDLGAAPGGWLQVAKELSGGKVLGVDLQKITPIEGVETIMGNINADPTIQKIIKIVGEKGADVVICDAAPNLSGNWSYDHARSIELSTSALECAKKILKPKGNFVVKVFQGDMFNEYLDKVKDNFVHVKAYSPQASRSQSAEIYVVGKKFLTAPFRKGDNFVVDIEKLGSSGDGAILIEGFVVFVKEVEVGEKVRISITDVKPNFAFADVAERLGNSGNPENSGNPEKTE, from the coding sequence ATGGCAAGAGATAGAAGAGATTATTATTATCATCAGGCAAAAGAGGACGGGTACCGGTCCAGAGCTTCCTACAAGCTCAAACAGATCAATGATAAACATAAAGTTATCAACCGGGGAGACTCGGTTATTGATTTAGGTGCGGCTCCGGGCGGGTGGCTTCAGGTTGCAAAAGAGCTTTCCGGAGGGAAGGTTCTGGGTGTGGACCTGCAGAAGATCACTCCGATTGAAGGAGTCGAGACCATTATGGGTAACATAAACGCAGACCCGACAATACAGAAGATTATCAAGATTGTCGGGGAAAAAGGAGCTGATGTGGTGATCTGTGATGCAGCCCCCAATCTGTCAGGAAACTGGTCTTACGATCATGCGCGGTCAATTGAGCTTTCAACCTCAGCACTTGAGTGTGCAAAGAAGATACTCAAGCCAAAGGGAAACTTTGTGGTAAAGGTCTTTCAAGGAGATATGTTCAATGAGTATCTGGACAAAGTCAAGGATAATTTTGTCCACGTCAAGGCTTATTCCCCACAAGCATCCAGGTCGCAGAGTGCGGAGATCTATGTTGTCGGAAAGAAATTCCTTACAGCTCCCTTCCGGAAAGGAGACAATTTCGTTGTGGATATCGAAAAGCTCGGTTCAAGTGGAGATGGAGCTATACTTATTGAAGGGTTTGTTGTTTTCGTAAAGGAAGTTGAGGTCGGAGAAAAGGTCAGGATCAGTATAACAGATGTCAAGCCAAATTTTGCTTTTGCCGATGTTGCAGAAAGGCTTGGAAACTCTGGTAATCCTGAAAACTCCGGGAATCCTGAAAAAACCGAATAA
- a CDS encoding histidinol phosphate phosphatase domain-containing protein — MIDLHTHTIFSDGELLPSELVRRAVTHGYEAIAITDHADYTNLEQLLDAAKKAKYLETEWDIRVLSGVELTHVPPRKIAPIAKKAKELGAEIVVVHGETISEPVAPGTNAASVACEYVDILAHPGLISEEDVQTAAENNVFLEITARNGHNRTNGHVARLALEIGATLVLNTDTHAPENLITDETALKIAMGAGLTESRAKEVFKASKKKVAEIV; from the coding sequence TTGATCGATCTTCATACTCACACAATTTTCAGCGACGGGGAACTGCTCCCCAGTGAACTTGTCAGGCGGGCTGTTACTCACGGCTACGAGGCTATTGCAATTACTGACCACGCAGACTACACAAACCTCGAACAGCTTCTTGATGCTGCAAAGAAAGCAAAATACCTGGAAACTGAATGGGATATCCGCGTCCTGTCCGGAGTCGAGCTGACGCATGTCCCTCCAAGGAAGATTGCTCCTATTGCAAAGAAAGCAAAAGAGCTGGGCGCGGAAATCGTGGTCGTGCATGGAGAAACCATCTCAGAGCCTGTCGCTCCCGGGACAAATGCAGCTTCAGTTGCCTGCGAGTATGTAGATATTCTGGCTCACCCCGGCCTGATCTCGGAAGAAGACGTCCAGACTGCGGCAGAGAATAATGTATTTCTTGAAATCACTGCAAGGAACGGACACAACAGGACAAACGGCCATGTTGCAAGGCTTGCCCTCGAAATCGGTGCAACGCTTGTGTTGAACACCGATACCCATGCACCTGAGAACCTTATCACCGACGAAACCGCCCTGAAAATTGCAATGGGGGCCGGGCTTACCGAATCCAGGGCAAAAGAAGTATTTAAAGCATCAAAAAAGAAGGTCGCAGAGATTGTTTAA
- a CDS encoding PKD domain-containing protein — protein MKIKHIIALCLVFAILLPSTALAATVPNASFKPSATSGYAPLKVTFTYTGGSTTGITSHMWTYGDGATCRTCWHPSHTYTKPGKYKSTLIVKNAAGSSTKTCYITIKSR, from the coding sequence ATGAAAATAAAACACATAATAGCTCTATGTCTTGTTTTCGCAATTTTACTGCCCTCAACAGCGCTTGCAGCTACAGTACCGAATGCGAGCTTCAAACCAAGTGCAACATCTGGCTATGCCCCGCTGAAAGTAACATTTACGTACACCGGAGGTAGTACAACAGGTATTACATCACACATGTGGACCTATGGGGATGGAGCTACTTGCCGAACATGCTGGCATCCATCGCACACATATACTAAACCCGGAAAATATAAGTCTACTTTAATTGTGAAGAATGCTGCAGGAAGCAGCACAAAAACATGCTACATAACAATAAAATCTCGATAA
- a CDS encoding HD domain-containing protein produces the protein MDLIEKTREFAATFHEGEPSSHDMSHITRVEALCLDIQKEEGGDLRILQLAALLHDVGVIKEHEEGGDHALYSAEIASEFLGRAGVEKKTVEAIVYCILTHRFSGGKIPETIEARILQDADRLDALGAIGIFRSILSMGALRMLKHLTGIDKGSSKKTVYVRDPVEGFNEYMHYKPFTIPEKLNTAASKKIAEERLKIMHLYLEALNLETGAGK, from the coding sequence ATGGACCTGATAGAAAAAACGAGGGAATTTGCGGCTACTTTTCATGAAGGGGAGCCCAGTTCCCATGATATGTCCCACATCACCCGCGTAGAAGCCCTCTGCCTGGATATCCAGAAAGAAGAAGGAGGAGACCTTCGAATTCTCCAGCTTGCAGCTCTCTTGCATGATGTGGGAGTTATTAAAGAACATGAAGAGGGCGGAGACCATGCCCTCTACAGTGCGGAGATAGCTTCCGAATTTCTGGGAAGAGCAGGCGTTGAAAAAAAAACTGTTGAAGCTATTGTATACTGCATCCTGACTCACAGGTTTAGTGGGGGTAAAATCCCGGAAACAATAGAAGCCAGGATCCTTCAGGACGCCGACAGGCTCGATGCCCTGGGAGCAATTGGAATTTTCAGGTCTATCCTTTCAATGGGAGCTCTCAGGATGCTGAAGCACTTAACAGGAATAGATAAAGGAAGCTCAAAAAAGACGGTCTATGTCCGGGACCCTGTTGAAGGCTTTAACGAATATATGCACTACAAGCCTTTCACAATTCCCGAAAAGCTGAATACCGCTGCTTCAAAGAAGATTGCAGAAGAAAGGCTGAAGATAATGCATCTATATCTTGAGGCTCTTAACCTGGAAACCGGAGCCGGAAAATAA
- a CDS encoding DUF1638 domain-containing protein: MELGLHKNPKDLKNKVYENVEILAPLSSGILVFYGLCGNVLGNIETDLEGKSFPCPFRILKDRKNRIVDDCIGATVGEMDNYLSLLKSVGDAGTYLFTPMYSKGWREFFELDKLHKDPAKALKMMKKTHEIIGYKRVAKINTGLEYTENFDDSIREFAELFDFEILEFYNGNQEIFEDCYGKMKVEIKNNESGNRE, encoded by the coding sequence ATGGAACTGGGCCTGCATAAAAACCCAAAAGATTTGAAAAACAAGGTATATGAGAACGTAGAGATCCTCGCCCCGTTATCTTCAGGGATTCTGGTTTTTTACGGCTTATGTGGAAATGTGCTTGGAAATATCGAAACAGACTTAGAAGGAAAGTCCTTCCCATGCCCTTTTCGTATCCTTAAAGACAGGAAGAACAGAATAGTAGACGACTGCATAGGAGCGACTGTGGGAGAAATGGATAACTATCTGAGTTTACTCAAAAGTGTTGGTGACGCTGGAACTTATCTCTTTACGCCCATGTACAGTAAGGGCTGGAGAGAGTTTTTTGAACTGGATAAGTTGCACAAAGACCCGGCTAAAGCCTTGAAAATGATGAAAAAGACCCATGAGATTATTGGCTATAAAAGGGTTGCAAAGATTAATACCGGGCTTGAATATACTGAAAATTTCGATGATTCTATCCGAGAATTTGCAGAACTTTTTGATTTTGAAATACTGGAATTTTATAATGGCAACCAGGAAATTTTCGAAGATTGTTATGGGAAAATGAAAGTGGAAATCAAGAACAATGAAAGTGGAAATCGAGAATAA
- a CDS encoding 4-phosphopantoate--beta-alanine ligase, with the protein MTDIPKDHPRYESLLAREKVADGVKMGITSIQGLISQGRGESFDYLIGERSTESAMYAERAAVAALLLAENPVISVNGNVAVLAPEKVVALADITGAKIEVNLFHRTDTRVHLIIEHLKANGASEVLGKNPDASLELSHDRRLVDSKGIYTADVVLVPLEDGDRCEKLVEMGKTVITIDLNPLSRTSRTATISIVDNLTRALENMAKLAQEMKKERKEVLVELITTYENKKALSEAISEIQEHLKTLIAEIEY; encoded by the coding sequence ATGACCGATATACCCAAAGACCATCCGAGATACGAATCCCTGCTCGCCCGTGAAAAGGTTGCAGACGGGGTAAAGATGGGAATTACAAGTATTCAGGGACTTATTTCCCAGGGAAGAGGCGAAAGCTTTGACTACCTTATAGGCGAGCGAAGTACCGAATCTGCCATGTATGCAGAAAGAGCGGCAGTTGCTGCACTTCTTCTGGCAGAAAACCCGGTGATTTCCGTAAATGGTAACGTCGCGGTCCTGGCTCCTGAAAAAGTCGTTGCCTTGGCAGACATTACGGGAGCCAAGATTGAAGTAAATCTCTTCCACAGGACCGACACTCGGGTGCACCTCATAATAGAACATCTGAAAGCCAACGGAGCTTCTGAGGTACTTGGAAAGAATCCGGATGCAAGCCTTGAACTCTCCCACGATAGAAGGCTTGTGGACAGTAAGGGGATCTATACGGCAGATGTTGTGCTTGTCCCCCTGGAGGATGGAGATCGTTGTGAGAAACTTGTAGAGATGGGAAAGACTGTCATAACAATTGACCTGAACCCTCTTTCACGGACCTCCAGAACCGCCACAATATCAATTGTTGACAACCTCACAAGGGCTCTCGAAAATATGGCCAAGCTTGCACAGGAAATGAAAAAGGAGAGAAAAGAAGTACTTGTGGAGCTGATAACCACTTACGAAAACAAAAAAGCTCTCTCCGAGGCAATTTCCGAAATTCAGGAACACCTCAAGACTCTGATTGCAGAAATTGAATACTGA
- a CDS encoding DUF1638 domain-containing protein codes for MPVLSIIACEMLEDELVYVLSKDQNPVRLITFENRQCFRFVRKLKSRNCQVRLFPSDRISFFVKQMNCPVSLKIPNFLLKFPLFGKIHENLKGKNRAKGKNIETITVVINILKLGLHADCDHLKFEIYRNMKEMADFSDGILIYYGNCGRPLRALEAEFKDFNCPLYFLEDEKGDIVDDCISVALGGNDAYAEVTQSGNGTGIIYLTPMWASSWKDMKKESLGTSDVDESFLKNPLYKKVVKIGNEISRGDEFDKNVLNFARTFDMSVVEREGSMEIARRAYLNARNNICKKFPD; via the coding sequence ATGCCTGTACTTAGCATAATTGCCTGTGAAATGCTTGAAGACGAACTTGTTTATGTCCTCTCAAAAGATCAGAATCCCGTACGATTAATCACATTTGAAAACAGGCAATGTTTCAGGTTTGTTCGAAAGCTTAAATCCAGAAATTGCCAGGTCAGGCTTTTTCCTTCGGACAGGATATCTTTTTTCGTAAAACAGATGAATTGTCCCGTATCCTTGAAAATTCCGAATTTTCTATTGAAGTTTCCACTTTTTGGGAAAATACATGAGAATCTGAAGGGAAAGAACAGAGCGAAGGGAAAGAACATAGAAACAATTACCGTAGTGATAAACATTCTGAAGCTTGGCCTGCATGCAGATTGTGACCATTTAAAGTTTGAAATCTACCGAAATATGAAGGAAATGGCAGACTTTTCAGATGGGATTCTTATATATTATGGGAACTGCGGACGCCCGTTAAGGGCCCTGGAAGCTGAGTTCAAAGATTTTAATTGCCCTCTCTATTTTCTCGAAGATGAAAAAGGCGATATTGTGGATGATTGTATCAGTGTAGCTCTTGGGGGCAACGATGCCTATGCTGAAGTTACGCAGAGTGGAAACGGCACAGGTATAATATACCTAACCCCTATGTGGGCCTCCAGCTGGAAAGATATGAAAAAGGAATCATTAGGTACTTCTGACGTCGATGAAAGTTTTTTGAAAAATCCTTTGTATAAAAAAGTTGTCAAAATAGGTAATGAAATCTCCAGAGGAGACGAATTCGACAAAAATGTCTTAAATTTTGCCCGGACTTTTGATATGAGTGTTGTTGAAAGGGAAGGCAGTATGGAAATTGCAAGGAGAGCTTACCTGAATGCCAGGAACAATATCTGCAAAAAATTTCCCGATTAA